A stretch of Triticum aestivum cultivar Chinese Spring chromosome 1D, IWGSC CS RefSeq v2.1, whole genome shotgun sequence DNA encodes these proteins:
- the LOC123174036 gene encoding NADH-quinone oxidoreductase subunit B, with amino-acid sequence MALLLPRTARLALLSAGPRAYSSAVGAAGAGTAAPAPYGGGAPAPASMPKAAEFVVSKVDDLINWARRGSIWPMTFGLACCAVEMMHAGAARYDFDRFGVIFRPSPRQSDCMIVAGTLTNKMAPALRKVYDQMPEPRWVISMGSCANGGGYYHYSYSVVRGCDRIVPVDIYVPGCPPTAEALLYGVLQLQKKINRRKDFLHWWEK; translated from the exons ATGGCGCTCCTCCTCCCCCGCACGGCGCGGCTCGCGCTCCTCTCCGCCGGCCCGCGAGCCTACTCCTCCGCCGTCGGCGCGGCGGGAGCGGGAACAGCGGCGCCCGCGCCGTACGGCGGCGGGGCGCCCGCGCCGGCGTCGATGCCGAAGGCCGCGGAGTTCGTGGTGTCCAAGGTGGACGACCTGATAAACTGGGCGCGGCGGGGCTCGATCTGGCCCATGACGTTCGGCCTCGCCTGCTGCGCCGTGGAGATGAtgcacgccggcgccgcccgctaCGACTTCGACCGCTTCGGCGTCATCTTCCGCCCCTCCCCGCGCCAGTCCGACTGCATGATCGTCGCCGGCACGCTCACCAACAAGATGGCGCCCGCGCTCCGCAA GGTTTATGACCAGATGCCAGAGCCTCGATGGGTAATCTCAATGGGCAGTTGCGCCAACGGCGGTGGATACTACCACTACTCATATTCCGTCGTCCGTGGGTGTGACCGGATCGTCCCCGTGGACATCTACGTCCCGGGATGCCCTCCAACCGCTGAAGCTCTACTGTACGGCGTTCTCCAGTTGCAAAAGAAGATCAACAGGCGTAAGGATTTCCTTCACTGGTGGGAGAAGTGA